The Chloroflexota bacterium genome segment CTGCATCGGAGCCGCACCGGAGCGCCCCAAGGGGATGGGCTGGCCTCTCCGATAGAGATCGGAGCCCTTCGGGTAGGCCAGCAATCCGGAGAGGGGCGCTCACGTGCTTCGCACCAGAGGCCCTCCCCGAAACTCCGGTGTCTTTGACAGGATGACAGGAGGTTATCCCGCCACCAGGCCGCCGTCTATGCTCAGCACCGCGCCGGTGACGAAGGAGGCATCGTCCGAGGCGAGGAAGAGGACGCCGTTGGCGATCTCTTCCGGCTGGGCGGCGCGCTATCATGGGATAGCGCTGCTTCAGGCCGTCGAGCGTTGCCTGGGGAACCTCTCTATTGTTCTGCCGAAGCATATTGGTCACGGTGGCCCCGGGCGCGACGGCGTTCACGCGGATGCCGTCGTCCACAAGCTCCAGCGCCATCTCCTTCGTCAGGCCGATGATGCCGTGCTTGGCCGCGCCATAAGCATGCTGGAAGCGCACGCCCACGAGTCCAGCCACCGCCGAGGTGTTGACGATGGCGCCGCCTGGCTTCTGCCGCTTCATCTGGCGCACCACGTGCTTGGAGCAGAGGAAACAGCCCTTCAGGTGGCTGTCCACCACCTTGTCCCATTCGGCTTCGCTCATCTGGTCAATGGGCGTCGCGCCGCGGACCTGCGGCGGGTCGTCCGGGCTCACGCCGCCTCCGGCGTTGTTGAAGAGGATGTCAATCCTGCCGAGGCGCTGGACCACCTGGCCGACGGCCGATTCCACCTGCGCCTCCGATGAGACATCGCACTTGACGAAGAGAGCCTCCCGCCCCAGGGAGCGCACCCGCGCGACCGTCGCCTCGCCGCCTGCGGGCCAGATATCGAAGACGGCGATGTGCGCGCCCTCCCTGGCGAAGAGCTCCGCCGCCGCCTTGCCGATGCCGGAGCTGCCCCCGGTGATGATGGCGACCCTGTCCTTGAGCTTCACGGCGTCGGCTTCCTGGGATCGTTCGGCAGGCGGCGCGAGGTGAAGCCCAGCACGGCGCCGAAGGCATCGGCGGGCTCGATGATGATGGTGTCGTTTCCCAAGCGGCGCGTGCGGAGGCGTTTGCTCTCCAGGTGGCGCTGGGCCTTCGCCAGGTCTTTCACGCGCCAGGTGACGGCGTGGACGATCTCGCCGTTCTTCTCCATGTCCTCTCCGGCGAGGGAGTCCTTGGCCTGGGGCATCGCCAGCTCCACCACGGTCCCTTCGCCCAGGAGCACGTAGGCGCTCGCGCACTTCGTGGCCGCCGACGCCTCTTCGAAGAGGAAGGTCGCGTTCATGGCGTTGGTGAAGAGGGCGCGGGCCTTGGCCAGGTCTTTCACCAGCACGGTGCAGTGCGAGGTGAGCTCGATCCCCAGGGGATGCTCATCGCGCCAATACCGCGCCGACCAGCCCTTCTTGATGAAGCGCGGGTCGCGCTCGGTGCGTCTGCCGTCCATCATCTCGAACTGGCAGAAGGTGTCCTTGGGGTGCGTGAAGAATGCGCCGCCGGGAGGCGCCTTGTCCGTCCCCGCGCCCGCGCTGCCCACGATGCGCACGTTGTTCTGCCTGAGGCGCTCATAGAGCGATTGGTGATCGTCCACGAAGAAGGCGAGGGAGTGCAGGTGCTGGCCGAAGCGCGCGTGGAAGCGTCCCGTGGGGCGCGTCTCCGCCCCGGGGTTCTTCCCCGGCATCATCGGCTCGATGACGAAATCGCCGATGAGCCCTAGGGAGGCTTCGCGCATCTCGATATCGGAGTAGGCCTTGGGCTGGAACCAGTCTACGGCGAAGACGTCGTTATACCAGCGCTCGGCGGCCTCGATGTCCGAGACGACGTGGATGACGTGGTAGAGCTTGCCGATGCGGAACACAGGTCAGGCCTTGGCCGGGTAGTCGTAGAAGCCCTTGCCGGTCTTGCGCCCCAGGTAGCCGGCCATCACCATCTGCTTGAGCAGGGGCGCGGGGCGGTACTTGGAGTCGGCGAACTGCTCATACATCAGCTCGATCTCATGGAGGCAGATATCGAGCCCCACCAGGTCGGCCAGCTCGAAGGGGCCCATCGGGTGGTTCAGGCCCAGCTTCACCGCCGTATCAATATCTTCCTTGGTCGCGACGCCCTCCATCAGGAGGAAGCAGGCCTCGTTCATCATCGGCCCGACGATGCGGTTCACGATGAAGGCGGGCGAGTCCTTGACCACCACCGGCGTCTTGCCGATCGCCTTGCAGAAGGCGACGGCCTGGTCCACCGCCGCCTGGCCCGTCCTGACGCCGTGGATCACTTCCACCAGGCGCATGGCGGGCACCGGGTTGAAATAGTGGGTGCCGACGAAGCGCTCCGGGTTCTTGACCGCCGTGGCGAGCTTGGTGATGGCGATGGTGGAGGTGTTGGTGCAGAGGAGGGTATCCGGCCCCAGGTGGGGCGCGAGCTCGGCGTAGGTCTTCTTCTTCACCTCGAACTCTTCAAAGACGACTTCGACGACGATGCCGCATTCCTTCAGGCTCGCCAGCCCGGGGACGGCCTTCAGGTTCGCCATCGTCTTGTCCAGGTCGGCCTGGGCCATCTTCTGCTGGGCGACGCGCTTGGCCATGCCGCTCTTGATGCCCGCTATGGCGGCGTTGGCCCGCTCGATGGAGACATCGCAGAGGAGGACGTGTTTCCCGGCCTGGGCGGCGACCTGCGCGATGCCTGCGCCCATGGTCCCGGCGCCGATGACGCCTACGGTGTTTTCTCTCATGTGGGGCTCCTTGCAGCGATACGTTGTTGGGAGGTTCGCAAGGCGCCAAAGTAGAGAGGCGCCGGTGCGATGAGGAATCTCGCGGAGTGTAGCAACCGCCCTGATTCGAGTCAACGTTGCAGTCCCTATAATCCGCCTATCGCGTATGCGTGGAGGCGTCTATGAAGTTGCCGACAGCACAAGAGCTGCCAGCGGAGGTCAGGGCCACCATCGGCCAGTGGGGTCCTGAAAATGTCGCGCCTGTCGTCCTCGACCGGATGTTCCTCGACCACTGGTGCGAGGTGTTCCAGGACTCGAACCCGCTCTACACCGATGACGCCTATGCGGCCAAGAGCCGCCACGGCGTTCGTATCGCGCCGCCGATCGCGATGATGGCGATGACGATGCAGCTGACGTGGCGGCCTGCTCATATCCTTGCCCAGTTGCCTCCAGCGCAAAAGCCTGCGCTCACGCCATATCTCTACTTGCGCCAGAACTACAAGCTCGGCGGGGCCGTTGCAACGTTCCTCGGTCCTGAGTTTCACAGACCGATCAAGCTCGGCGACCGCTTGCGCAATCGTTCACGGCTCATCAGCATCGAAGGCCCAAGGGCTACGGGCGTCGGCGAGGGCTACGCGGTGAAGCAAGAGATGGAGTGGCGGAATCAGAACGGCGAGCTGGTGGGGACGAACAAGATCCAGACGTTCATCTATGAAGCAGGCCCGCGCCCGCCGGAAAAGCTTGTGCACGGCTTTCTTCCGGGCATCTATGAAGACGCATCGAGCTACAAGCTGCCGCCGCACCTGGCGGGAGAGAAGCCGATGCAAACGCTGGTCTTCGAAAACACGCCTCTGATGCTCTATCGGGCCGCCGCGGCGATGCGCGATTGGAATATCTATCACGTGGATAACGAGCATGTGCGCGCGCATGGCGGGGTGGTTTCGATGTACAACAGCCTGCTGTGCACGCTCTCGTATTTCAACCGCTTCGCGGACGATTGGACGAACGGCGAATACGACCTGAGGAAGATCGAGGGGCCTGAGTGCGCCTTGCTGCACCCGGGCGACACGATCCGCATCGAGGGGGCGGTGACGAAGCGCTACACCCAGGGGAACGAGGAGTTCGTGGAGATGGCGGCGGTGATGCGCACCCAGGCGTGGACGGTGATGCCGGCGAAGCTGGTGGTGTCCAGGCCGAAATGACTTCCGTCATCCTGAGGGCCTCTGGCGCGAAGCGCTAGAGCGCCCGAAGGAACTACGAGGCGTTGGGTTGCAGAGGCAACCCAGGAACGATATTCGTAGACCCTTCGCTTCCTGGCAGACCAGGAGCGTTCAGGGCGTCAAGGGCTAGAACTGCGGGTTGACGGGGATGCGGGCGCAGGCGAGGCGGCCGCCATCCACGAGCAGGTTGACGCCGGTGATGAAGCTCGCCGCGGGCGAGCAGAGGAAGGCGACGGCGCCTGCGATATCGTCCGGGTTGCCCAGGCGGCGCAGCGGCGTCATCTCGGCGGTCTTCTCGGTGAAGCCCTGGCGCAGGGGCTCGGCGGCCTGGGTGAGGGGTGTGACGATGGTGCCCGGGGAGACGGCGGTGACGCGGATGCCGTGGGGGCCGAGCTCGCCGGCGACGGCGGCGGTCATGTTGATGAGGCTGGCCTTGGCCGAGCCGTAGGGCGTGAGGTTCTCATGGCCTATGGAGCCGCCGATGGAGGCGATGTTGACGATGGCGCCGCCCTTGCCCTGCTTCACCATCACAGGCGCGATGGCGTGGATGGTGATGTAATGGGCCTTGGCGTTGAGCGCCCAATTGAAGTCCCAGTCCTCTTCCGTCATCTGCACCAGGGGCTTGGGGCGCGTCTTGCCCATGCCGCCGGCGTTGTTCACCAGGATGTCTATCTGACCGAACTCCTTGACGGCGGCTTTGACCATCGCGTCCACGGAGGCGGCGCTCAGCACGTCCGTGACGATGCCGAGGGCCTTGTGGCCCTTGGCCTTCAGCGCATCGGCCGTCTGCTTGCAGGTGGTGGGGTTCTGCTCGGCGATGACGATGTTCGCCCCCAGGGCCGCCAGCGCTTCGGCGATGCCCTTGCCGATGCCCTGGCCCGCGCCGGTGACGATGGCCGTCTTGCCTTGGAGGGAGTAGGACTGGAGTGAAATCATAGAGCTACCTCGGTTCGCCTCTGGTGTGCGCCGGGGAGCATAGCACGTTGCGCCCGTTGCACCAACGTGGCTTCGGCCCGGCTAGTCCGCCTCATTCAGCTGCATATCGGGATAGGCGGCCCGCACCATGCGCTTGAAGCCGTCCTTCCAGTTGACCTTGGTCCTGCCCAGGACCTGGTGCATGAGGGTGGTATCGGGCCAGATGGGCCAATAGGCGGTGTCGTTATAGACGATCTTGGGCTTCTTCCCCACCAGCTTCCCGATGTATTCGCAGTAGTCCTCGGCGCTCACGGTCTCGCTGCCGGACCAGTTCACCGTCAGGGCCGGGACGTGGGCCGCCTCCATCGCCTTGATGCCCAGGTTAACGTAGTCGTCCTCAAAGATAGGGTTGTAGTTGTTCGGCCGCTCCTTGTAGAGGGCCACTTCGCGGCCTTCCACGATGGCCTTCATGCGGTCGTAGGGCGCGCCGCCGGTGGGGCCGTAAGTGGAGAAGATGCGGATGATGGTCGCCGGCATCTTGAACTCGTTGCAGGCGAAGTTGACCACCGCCTCTCCGGCGATCTTAGAGAGGCTGTAGTTGTGGTTGTGGAGGCCGGGCCTGTCCGACTCCTTTAAGGGGCGCTGGCCCTGGTAATCGTACTGGGAGCCGGTGGAGCAGTAGAGGAAGCCCTTGAGCCTGCCGCCTTTGTAACGCGACATGAGGCGCCCGGTGGCGTGGGCGTTCACTTCAAAGGCCCACTGCCAATCCAGGGCGGCCTCCTTGCTGATGGCGGCCCCGGCGTGAAAGATATAGGTGACGTCGCCGGGGAGGTCGTCGAAGGAGGCCTTGCCCAGGTCTTTTTGGACGGGGATGACGCCGTGGGCCGCCAGCTTCTCGCGGTCGGCGGGGTTGCGGAAGCGCGCCATGCCGTAGACGCGGTTGTACTTGGCGAGCTCCCGCGCGATGGGGAAGGCGACGCGGCCGGCCGCCCCGGTGATGAGGATCGTTTCGCCTTTGATCATACCCAACGCTCCTGATTTTCCTGATTCGCGGCTCGACGCATCGGCCCCGGGAGGGTATCATGACGCCATCGCAACGCATAGGGGGCCGTTATGGGTCTTCGCACACCGGCGCACTATATCAAAAGCCTCAACGATGGCCGCGCCGTCTACTACAAGGGGAAGAAGGTGGCGGATGTCACCAAGCATCCCTTTCTGCGCATCGCCGTTGAGCATGCCGCGATAGATTACCACCTGGCGGAAGACCCGAAGCACAAAGAGTTGGCCGTGGTGAAGGACCCGGAGACGGGGAACCCGATCAGCCGGCTGTACCTGCCGCCCAAGACTACCGCCGACCTCCTGAAGCGCTCAGAGCTAATCGCCCTCGCCACCCGGGAGGGGAAGACGATGGTGACGCTGATCAAGGAGATCGGCACGGACGCGCTCTTCGCCTTGCACATCGTCTCCCGCCAGATGGATAAGGCGCTGGGCACACACTTCTACGAGCGCGTCCACCGCTTCTACCGCCACTGCGCCGATAACGACCTGGCCGTGGCCGTGGCGCAGACGGATGCCAAGGGCGACCGGGTGCTGCGCCCCAGCGAGCAGGAGCACCCGGACTATTACCTGCGCGTGGTGGAGCGCAGGAAGGACGGGATCGTGGTGCGGGGGGCGAAGCTGCACACCTCGGTCTCCGTGAACAGCAACGAGCTCATCGTCCTGCCGACGCGCAACTTCGATGAGAAGGACAAGGACTACGCCGTCGCCTTCGCCATTCCGATGAACACCAAGGGCCTGCGCCTCATCACCAGCGCGTACTCGCAGCCCAAGGAGAACGACTTCCAGTTCCCCCTGAGCAACAAGCACCTGATGCTGGAGACGACGACGATCTTCGACGACGTCTTTGTGCCGAACGAGCGCATCTTCATGGACGGCCAGTACCAGTTCGCCGGACCGCTTGCCCTGGCCTTTGTGGACTTCCATCGCTTCACCGCCGTCTCCTATAAGCAGCCGCTCCTGGACCTGCTGGTGGGAGCGGGACTGCTTCTTGCCGACCAGAACGGCATCTCCCGAGTGAGCCACGTCCGCGATAAGCTCACCTGGCTGGCGACGTACACGGAGACGGTGAAGGGGCTGCTGGGCTACGCCGCCGTGACGGCCAAGACGGTGGAGCCAGGCTTCGCGGTGCCGAACCGGATGTATTCCAACGTGGCGAAGTTCCAGTTCGCGCACAACTATCACCAGGCGCTGGCCATCGTGCAGGACATCGCGGGCGGGCTGGTGGTGACGGCCCCCGGCGAAGAGGATATGAAGAACGCGACGCTGGCGAAGGATATCCGCCGCTACCTGGGCGGGCGCAAGGGCGTCTCAGCCGAGGACCGCCTGAAGGCGATGCACCTGGTGGCGGACCTGACGGCGACGGAGTTCGGCGGCTACCACGCGGTGCTGGCGATCCACGCCGAAGGCTCGCTGGAGGCGGAGAAGCTGGCGATCCAGCGGGAGTACGATATCGCCTCCGCGCTGGCCTACGCGAAGCGCATGGCGAACATCAAGTAGCGCCGCGGCGATGAAGCGCGCCCTGGTTGCGAAGCTGCGCTGCCCCTCCTGCGCAAGTCCCTTGCGCCTGGAGACGGGCGAGAGCGGCGACGAGGTGGGTGTCGGGAGCCTCGGCTGCACGGGGTGCAAGGAGAGCTACCCGATCGCCGATGGGATACCGGTGCTGCTGCCGCCGGACCTGCGCCAGGCGAGCATGGGGAAGGGCTAGCTGTCCCTCAGCGGGATGCGCTGTTTGCCGCGCTTGAGCCCGGCCCAGTAGGCCGCCTCCCGATCGAAGAGTTTGATGTCCGCCTGTCCGCGGACGGCATCGGCAAGTTCACGCGCGGTCTTGCCGAGCACGGGATGCGTCACATCCGGGTCGAGCTCCGCCAGGGGAACGACGACGAAGGCGCGGGCGGCCATGCGCGGGTGCGGGATGACGAGCGGCGGCGTGTTGATGACCGCATCGCCGTAGTAGAGGATGTCAATATCCAAAGGGCGGGGGCTCATGGGAGGGCCGCCGGGAACGCGCCCCATGTGGCGCTCCAGCTGCTTCGCAAAGTCCAGCAATGCCTGGGGAGAGAGCGCCGTTTTGCCGGCGCAGACGGCATTGAGGAAGCGTGGCTGAGCGGTGTAGCCTTCCGGCACGGTGTCATAGATGGAGGAGAGGCGCAGATCGGCGATGCGCTCCCGGAGGAGCTCGGCGGCGCGGGTGATGTTGCGCTCGCGGTTGCCCAGGTTGGAGCCCAGGGCCAGGTAGACGGCGACGGGGGCGCTCATTCGGGGGCCGTC includes the following:
- a CDS encoding 3-hydroxybutyryl-CoA dehydrogenase, coding for MRENTVGVIGAGTMGAGIAQVAAQAGKHVLLCDVSIERANAAIAGIKSGMAKRVAQQKMAQADLDKTMANLKAVPGLASLKECGIVVEVVFEEFEVKKKTYAELAPHLGPDTLLCTNTSTIAITKLATAVKNPERFVGTHYFNPVPAMRLVEVIHGVRTGQAAVDQAVAFCKAIGKTPVVVKDSPAFIVNRIVGPMMNEACFLLMEGVATKEDIDTAVKLGLNHPMGPFELADLVGLDICLHEIELMYEQFADSKYRPAPLLKQMVMAGYLGRKTGKGFYDYPAKA
- a CDS encoding SDR family oxidoreductase; translated protein: MISLQSYSLQGKTAIVTGAGQGIGKGIAEALAALGANIVIAEQNPTTCKQTADALKAKGHKALGIVTDVLSAASVDAMVKAAVKEFGQIDILVNNAGGMGKTRPKPLVQMTEEDWDFNWALNAKAHYITIHAIAPVMVKQGKGGAIVNIASIGGSIGHENLTPYGSAKASLINMTAAVAGELGPHGIRVTAVSPGTIVTPLTQAAEPLRQGFTEKTAEMTPLRRLGNPDDIAGAVAFLCSPAASFITGVNLLVDGGRLACARIPVNPQF
- a CDS encoding NAD(P)-dependent oxidoreductase gives rise to the protein MIKGETILITGAAGRVAFPIARELAKYNRVYGMARFRNPADREKLAAHGVIPVQKDLGKASFDDLPGDVTYIFHAGAAISKEAALDWQWAFEVNAHATGRLMSRYKGGRLKGFLYCSTGSQYDYQGQRPLKESDRPGLHNHNYSLSKIAGEAVVNFACNEFKMPATIIRIFSTYGPTGGAPYDRMKAIVEGREVALYKERPNNYNPIFEDDYVNLGIKAMEAAHVPALTVNWSGSETVSAEDYCEYIGKLVGKKPKIVYNDTAYWPIWPDTTLMHQVLGRTKVNWKDGFKRMVRAAYPDMQLNEAD
- a CDS encoding Trm112 family protein; the encoded protein is MKRALVAKLRCPSCASPLRLETGESGDEVGVGSLGCTGCKESYPIADGIPVLLPPDLRQASMGKG
- the folK gene encoding 2-amino-4-hydroxy-6-hydroxymethyldihydropteridine diphosphokinase, translated to MSAPVAVYLALGSNLGNRERNITRAAELLRERIADLRLSSIYDTVPEGYTAQPRFLNAVCAGKTALSPQALLDFAKQLERHMGRVPGGPPMSPRPLDIDILYYGDAVINTPPLVIPHPRMAARAFVVVPLAELDPDVTHPVLGKTARELADAVRGQADIKLFDREAAYWAGLKRGKQRIPLRDS